From Streptomyces sp. NBC_01460, a single genomic window includes:
- a CDS encoding ABC transporter permease — MSAVVEELASGGVRLAVPLLLASSGELLSERAGVLNLSVEGMMLTGAFAGAAGALASGNAGVGVLAALAAGLLFAALQALLSVVLRADQIVTGITANALALGATTYGSRVFFGDGAADSVPGFDPVAVPVLHRIPVLGPALFEQTALGYAAFVIAAVLALGFSRRTGWGLAVDAIGEDATTADRCGLPVRAVRFGAVLLTGAVSGLAGAQLALSEVHAFSDNITGGIGYLAVVAVIAGRWRAWPTIVACLFFGVAQALQFAAPALGLHLSAPLLTTLPYVIALLAVSGLVGRSRAPSGLTVPFLRGT; from the coding sequence ATGAGCGCGGTGGTCGAGGAGCTCGCCTCCGGTGGGGTGCGCCTCGCGGTGCCGCTCCTGCTCGCCTCCTCGGGAGAGCTGCTGAGCGAACGCGCGGGCGTGCTCAACCTCTCCGTCGAAGGCATGATGCTGACCGGGGCCTTCGCGGGCGCCGCGGGGGCCCTGGCCTCGGGGAACGCGGGAGTGGGTGTGCTGGCGGCCCTCGCCGCGGGGCTGCTCTTCGCGGCCCTCCAGGCCCTGCTCAGCGTGGTCCTGCGCGCCGACCAGATCGTCACGGGCATCACCGCGAACGCCCTCGCGCTCGGAGCGACGACGTACGGCTCCCGTGTCTTCTTCGGCGACGGGGCGGCGGACTCGGTGCCCGGCTTCGACCCGGTCGCCGTTCCTGTCCTGCACCGCATCCCGGTGCTGGGGCCCGCTCTCTTCGAGCAGACCGCCCTCGGCTACGCGGCGTTCGTCATCGCCGCCGTCCTGGCGCTGGGCTTCAGCAGGCGTACGGGGTGGGGTCTGGCGGTCGACGCGATCGGGGAGGACGCGACCACCGCGGACCGCTGCGGTCTTCCCGTACGGGCCGTACGGTTCGGCGCCGTGCTGCTCACCGGGGCCGTCTCGGGCCTGGCGGGCGCGCAGCTGGCCCTGTCCGAGGTGCACGCCTTCAGCGACAACATCACCGGCGGCATCGGATACCTCGCGGTCGTCGCGGTGATCGCGGGCCGCTGGCGTGCCTGGCCCACGATCGTGGCCTGCCTCTTCTTCGGGGTGGCGCAGGCGCTGCAGTTCGCGGCGCCCGCGCTCGGGCTGCACCTGTCCGCCCCGCTCCTGACCACGCTCCCGTACGTGATCGCGCTGCTCGCGGTGAGCGGGCTGGTCGGCCGGAGCCGGGCCCCGTCCGGGCTGACCGTCCCCTTCCTGCGCGGCACCTGA
- a CDS encoding ABC transporter permease → MSPPPLPLSAPAPAPAPVHPLRTARTRVGPVLRHPVAVGLLAVVLAGAAGLGLVKGAGTDPAVAWDALVEGMFGSPYAVGSSLNSAAVLALIATGFTVAHRAGLVNVGGEGQLCAGGLAAAAVGVALPAGVPAALGVPLVLVAGCVAGGAWAGIAGWLRAKRGTSEVITTLLLNFIGVGLVSVAVHEEALLRQPVTSSETLPQSAPLPEGARLPLIGSMESPATAIVVVAAVAALVTGVVLRHTAVGLRLRSVGHSPAASARLGLPVARLETGGLAFAGAAAGLAGAALVAIAPYVLAEHFSSGYGFSGLVVGLLARGSLTAVVAVSLLFGFLTNGGINLQLAAGVPASSVQIVQSLLVLFVAAAMFGTTRNGRAS, encoded by the coding sequence ATGTCACCCCCACCGCTTCCCCTGTCCGCCCCCGCCCCCGCCCCCGCCCCCGTCCACCCGCTCCGCACGGCGCGCACCCGCGTCGGCCCGGTCCTGAGGCACCCGGTCGCCGTCGGCCTCCTCGCGGTCGTCCTCGCGGGTGCGGCCGGGCTCGGGCTCGTGAAGGGCGCCGGGACGGACCCGGCGGTCGCCTGGGACGCCCTCGTCGAGGGCATGTTCGGGTCGCCGTACGCCGTCGGGAGTTCGCTCAACTCGGCCGCCGTGCTGGCCCTCATCGCCACCGGGTTCACCGTCGCCCACCGCGCGGGGCTGGTGAACGTGGGCGGCGAGGGGCAGCTCTGTGCGGGCGGACTGGCCGCCGCGGCCGTGGGGGTGGCGCTGCCCGCGGGTGTCCCGGCCGCGCTCGGTGTGCCGCTGGTCCTCGTCGCGGGATGCGTGGCGGGCGGCGCGTGGGCGGGGATCGCCGGCTGGCTGCGGGCGAAGCGGGGCACCAGCGAGGTCATCACCACGCTGCTGCTCAACTTCATCGGCGTGGGACTCGTCTCGGTGGCCGTCCACGAGGAGGCGCTGCTGCGCCAGCCGGTGACCTCCTCCGAGACCCTGCCCCAGTCCGCGCCGCTGCCCGAGGGCGCCCGGCTGCCGCTGATCGGCTCCATGGAGTCGCCCGCGACCGCGATCGTCGTCGTCGCGGCCGTCGCCGCCCTGGTCACCGGTGTGGTGCTGCGTCACACGGCCGTCGGACTGCGGCTGCGCTCCGTCGGCCACTCCCCGGCGGCCTCGGCCCGGCTGGGGCTTCCCGTGGCCCGCCTGGAGACGGGCGGTCTGGCCTTCGCCGGGGCCGCGGCGGGTCTCGCCGGCGCGGCCCTTGTCGCCATCGCCCCGTACGTGCTGGCCGAGCACTTCTCGTCCGGCTACGGCTTCTCCGGGCTGGTGGTGGGCCTGCTCGCCCGCGGCTCGCTCACCGCCGTGGTGGCCGTGTCGCTCCTCTTCGGCTTCCTCACCAACGGCGGCATCAACCTCCAGCTCGCGGCCGGGGTCCCCGCCTCCTCCGTACAGATCGTGCAGAGCCTGCTCGTCCTGTTCGTCGCCGCGGCCATGTTCGGGACCACACGCAACGGGAGGGCCTCATGA
- a CDS encoding penicillin-binding transpeptidase domain-containing protein, with amino-acid sequence MRSGAKVAIVGGAFVLVAGGLGYGVYDVVLGGGDGGGTETASASSEVKTGPPGKEEIEETAKGFLEAWASGDAPAAAQLTNNESGAEPLLAGYAAEAHVTKAVITPGPAVGTKVPYTVKATVSYEGKTKPWSYSSELTVVRGLTTGKALVDWQPTVIHPELTEGATLKTGESSTAAIEALDHNGKVLDKETYPSLGPILDSLREKYGDTTGGSPGIETWIEPADEQLPDTTLLTLAKGKPGKLQTTLDAGAQAAAEKAVKQFSGASVVAVRPSTGSIRAVANNPATGFNAAMQGKQAPGSTLKIMTAAMLMDKGLVSANSPVECPKEATWQSRTFHNLKYFELPPTDTFTTSFARSCNTAFIKLIDDTKDDTALAKEARDVFGIGLDWKTGVVSFDGSVPEEAGGEAAAQYIGQGTVQMNALNIASITATARNGTFRQPVIVPQTLDDRPLATASRSLSPSVTGQLNDMMRATASWGTGKAAMASVGGDKGAKTGSAEVDGQGTSNSWFTGFSNDLAAAAVVQSGGHGGDAAGPVVAAVLRAGS; translated from the coding sequence ATGCGCAGTGGAGCGAAGGTAGCGATAGTCGGCGGAGCGTTCGTACTGGTGGCCGGAGGGCTCGGCTACGGCGTGTACGACGTGGTGCTGGGGGGCGGCGACGGCGGGGGCACGGAGACCGCCTCCGCGTCGTCGGAGGTGAAGACCGGGCCGCCGGGCAAGGAGGAGATCGAGGAGACCGCCAAGGGCTTCCTCGAAGCGTGGGCATCCGGCGACGCTCCGGCCGCCGCCCAGCTCACGAACAACGAGTCCGGTGCCGAGCCCCTGCTGGCCGGCTACGCCGCGGAGGCCCACGTCACCAAGGCGGTGATCACGCCGGGTCCGGCCGTCGGCACGAAGGTGCCGTACACGGTGAAGGCGACGGTGTCGTACGAGGGGAAGACCAAGCCCTGGTCGTACTCCTCCGAGCTGACCGTGGTGCGCGGCCTGACGACGGGGAAGGCACTCGTCGACTGGCAGCCCACGGTGATCCACCCGGAGCTGACCGAGGGCGCCACGCTGAAGACCGGCGAGTCCTCCACGGCGGCGATCGAGGCCTTGGACCACAACGGCAAAGTGCTCGACAAGGAGACATACCCTTCGCTCGGGCCGATCCTGGACAGCCTGCGGGAGAAGTACGGCGACACCACCGGCGGTTCCCCCGGGATCGAGACCTGGATCGAGCCCGCCGACGAACAGCTTCCGGACACCACGCTGCTGACACTCGCCAAGGGGAAGCCCGGCAAGCTGCAGACCACGCTCGACGCGGGCGCCCAGGCGGCGGCCGAGAAGGCGGTCAAGCAGTTCAGCGGGGCGTCGGTGGTCGCCGTGAGGCCGTCCACCGGGTCGATCCGCGCCGTCGCCAACAACCCGGCGACCGGCTTCAACGCGGCGATGCAGGGCAAGCAGGCGCCCGGCTCCACGCTGAAGATCATGACCGCGGCGATGCTGATGGACAAGGGACTAGTCTCGGCGAACAGCCCGGTCGAGTGCCCGAAGGAAGCCACCTGGCAGAGCCGGACGTTCCACAACCTCAAGTACTTCGAGCTCCCGCCCACCGACACGTTCACCACGAGCTTCGCCCGCTCGTGCAACACCGCCTTCATCAAACTGATCGACGACACCAAGGACGACACCGCGCTCGCCAAGGAGGCACGGGACGTCTTCGGGATCGGCCTGGACTGGAAGACCGGTGTCGTCTCGTTCGACGGGAGCGTGCCCGAGGAGGCCGGCGGTGAGGCGGCCGCCCAGTACATCGGCCAGGGCACCGTGCAGATGAACGCGCTCAACATCGCGTCCATCACGGCGACCGCCCGCAACGGGACGTTCCGTCAGCCCGTGATCGTCCCGCAGACCCTGGACGACCGCCCGCTCGCCACCGCCTCGCGCTCGCTGTCGCCGAGCGTCACCGGGCAGCTGAACGACATGATGCGGGCCACGGCCTCGTGGGGCACCGGCAAGGCCGCCATGGCCTCGGTCGGCGGCGACAAGGGTGCCAAGACGGGGTCGGCCGAGGTCGACGGACAGGGCACGTCCAACAGCTGGTTCACCGGCTTCAGCAACGACCTCGCGGCAGCGGCGGTCGTCCAGTCCGGCGGCCACGGCGGCGACGCGGCGGGCCCGGTGGTGGCGGCGGTGCTGCGCGCGGGGTCCTGA
- a CDS encoding BMP family ABC transporter substrate-binding protein, which produces MAPSRTLLSPVAVAASVLSGLLLLTACGGSTAAEDDGGTLKVGVLFPGSLSDDGFMGSAYLGYQRAAKKHAGAVEFSKVEQVATADYEKALVRFATDSDLVISLGGQTDADVRNVAARFPNVKFAEIGGPADGKPLANLSLYDPQQAEAAFLAGAASALLTGSGTVGFIGGAELPAIVNAAEEFDKGAAAADPKVKVLAPQYVGDFNDVAKAKQSALADFGAGADVLGQVLNLGHKGVAQAAGQRDGSLIGGPIAHECGSDPAYAGYVETDIGAEIEYAVDHLVAGDWKAEAVHFGLTFEEPHNDIVLCDTTDPAVAGKLDELKRKITAGEITTR; this is translated from the coding sequence GTGGCACCATCCCGAACGCTCCTCTCTCCCGTCGCCGTCGCCGCGTCCGTCCTCTCGGGGCTGCTCCTCCTGACCGCCTGCGGAGGGTCCACGGCGGCCGAGGACGACGGCGGCACGCTCAAGGTCGGCGTCCTCTTCCCCGGTTCGCTCTCCGACGACGGCTTCATGGGCTCGGCGTACCTCGGTTACCAGCGGGCGGCGAAGAAGCACGCCGGCGCGGTGGAGTTCAGCAAGGTCGAGCAGGTGGCGACGGCCGACTACGAGAAGGCGCTGGTCCGCTTCGCCACCGACTCCGACCTCGTGATCTCCCTCGGCGGGCAGACCGACGCCGACGTGCGCAACGTGGCGGCGCGCTTCCCGAACGTGAAGTTCGCCGAGATCGGCGGGCCCGCCGACGGCAAGCCCCTGGCGAACCTCTCGCTGTACGACCCGCAGCAGGCCGAGGCCGCGTTCCTCGCGGGGGCGGCCTCCGCCCTGCTCACCGGGAGCGGGACGGTCGGCTTCATCGGCGGCGCGGAACTCCCGGCCATCGTGAACGCCGCCGAGGAGTTCGACAAGGGCGCCGCCGCGGCCGATCCGAAGGTGAAGGTCCTCGCCCCGCAGTACGTCGGTGACTTCAACGACGTGGCCAAGGCCAAGCAGTCCGCCCTCGCCGACTTCGGCGCCGGCGCGGACGTCCTGGGCCAGGTCCTCAACCTCGGCCACAAGGGGGTCGCGCAGGCGGCCGGCCAGCGGGACGGGTCGCTCATCGGTGGTCCGATCGCCCACGAGTGCGGCAGCGACCCCGCGTACGCCGGGTACGTGGAGACGGACATCGGCGCGGAGATCGAGTACGCGGTGGACCACCTGGTCGCCGGGGACTGGAAGGCCGAAGCCGTCCACTTCGGGCTGACCTTCGAGGAGCCGCACAACGACATCGTGCTCTGCGACACCACCGACCCGGCGGTCGCCGGGAAGCTCGACGAGCTGAAGCGGAAGATCACGGCCGGCGAGATCACCACCCGATGA
- a CDS encoding GntR family transcriptional regulator, whose protein sequence is MTAARPSDAGRPSLRDLAYETLRRRIIEVELQPGERLVERDLATELEVSRIPLREALRLLAAEGLVVLVPHRGALVAPFTPGDVRDLFDVRESLESLAARLAAERADEDGLARLAAGLDAAREATRAHDRAAIAAANASFHTDIVELASNALLSGVMRPLEARMHWLFRLTAQRDPDRQCVEHERMYEAIAARDADLAARLAHEHVADGRATSLALAERWSRPDIDPEAVAARRRRGRGDGGRGDAGKQAGPEA, encoded by the coding sequence GTGACAGCAGCCCGACCGTCCGACGCGGGACGTCCCTCGCTGCGCGACCTTGCGTACGAGACCCTGCGGCGGCGCATCATCGAGGTCGAACTCCAGCCGGGCGAGCGGCTCGTGGAGCGCGACCTCGCCACGGAACTGGAGGTCTCGCGCATCCCGCTGCGCGAGGCGCTGCGCCTCCTGGCGGCCGAGGGGCTCGTGGTGCTCGTGCCGCACCGGGGCGCACTGGTCGCGCCCTTCACCCCGGGCGACGTGCGCGACCTCTTCGACGTACGTGAATCGCTGGAGTCCCTTGCGGCCCGGCTGGCGGCGGAGCGGGCGGACGAGGACGGGCTGGCCCGTCTCGCGGCCGGTCTCGACGCCGCCCGTGAGGCGACCCGCGCGCACGACCGCGCGGCGATCGCCGCCGCCAACGCGTCCTTCCACACCGACATCGTCGAGCTCGCGTCCAACGCACTGCTCAGCGGGGTGATGCGGCCGCTGGAGGCACGCATGCACTGGCTCTTCCGCCTGACGGCCCAGCGGGACCCGGACCGGCAGTGCGTGGAGCACGAGCGGATGTACGAGGCCATCGCGGCCCGTGACGCGGACCTGGCGGCGCGCCTGGCGCACGAGCACGTGGCGGACGGCCGCGCGACCAGCCTCGCCCTGGCGGAGCGGTGGTCGCGGCCGGACATCGACCCCGAGGCCGTCGCGGCGCGCCGGCGGCGCGGCCGGGGCGACGGCGGTCGGGGCGACGCGGGAAAGCAGGCCGGGCCGGAGGCGTGA
- a CDS encoding ABC transporter ATP-binding protein, with product MSTAAPALEISGLTKSFGTTRALDAVDLVVEAGTVHCVLGENGAGKSTLCHVVGGSLTPDEGGLRLYGTPYSPRRPADALAAGIAMVHQHFSLVPTLTVGENLRLLRLRDLPRRVARVREEYGLELDLDARVDELPVGVRQRAEIVKALLREPRLLVLDEPTGVLGPSETDALLATCRRIAGAGHAVVLVTHKLGEVARAGDTATVLRGGRVSGGGPLTELPPERLVPLMIGRPADALDAGLAGTIGLATEGSSPADGDPPPDAATAHGRTGAALRLRDVGVRRPDGTSALDGIRLDVEFGEIVGIAGVEGNGQSELMALLGGSLTPGEGRVELDGRDVTRAGPRERSRAGLGVVPEDRLHEGCVPHLPVADNLFLGRLQGFRRYGALLDRRAMARAADAVLTEHGVRADGPGALMSSLSGGNQQKVVLARELALDPLICLAAAQPTRGLDIGAVAAVHSRIRDAAAAGTGVLVVSSELSELLALCDRIVVAYRGELLGPVDPSEPGARERIGALMLGAPTPRPGEDGARPAGAVR from the coding sequence ATGAGCACGGCCGCTCCCGCACTGGAGATCTCCGGACTCACCAAGTCCTTCGGAACGACGAGGGCCCTGGACGCGGTGGACCTCGTCGTCGAGGCCGGCACCGTGCACTGCGTACTCGGGGAGAACGGCGCCGGCAAGTCGACCCTCTGCCACGTCGTGGGCGGCTCCCTGACGCCGGACGAGGGCGGACTGCGCCTGTACGGCACGCCCTACTCGCCCCGCAGGCCCGCCGACGCGCTGGCCGCCGGGATCGCCATGGTCCACCAGCACTTCAGCCTCGTACCGACCCTGACCGTCGGCGAGAACCTGCGCCTGCTGCGCCTGCGGGACCTGCCGCGGCGGGTGGCGCGGGTGCGCGAGGAGTACGGGCTCGAACTGGACCTGGACGCACGGGTGGACGAGCTGCCCGTCGGCGTGCGCCAGCGCGCCGAGATCGTCAAGGCGTTGCTGCGGGAGCCCCGGCTCCTCGTCCTGGACGAGCCCACGGGTGTCCTCGGTCCGTCCGAGACGGACGCCCTGCTCGCCACCTGCCGCCGCATCGCCGGGGCGGGGCACGCCGTGGTCCTGGTGACGCACAAGCTCGGCGAGGTGGCACGGGCCGGGGACACCGCGACCGTGCTGCGCGGCGGGCGGGTCTCCGGCGGCGGGCCCCTCACCGAACTGCCGCCGGAGCGGCTGGTCCCGCTGATGATCGGTCGCCCCGCCGACGCGCTGGACGCGGGGCTCGCCGGGACGATCGGGCTGGCCACCGAGGGGAGTTCACCGGCGGACGGGGACCCGCCGCCGGACGCCGCCACCGCCCACGGACGTACGGGAGCGGCACTGCGCCTGCGTGACGTCGGCGTACGGCGCCCCGACGGGACCTCCGCCCTGGACGGGATCCGCCTGGACGTCGAGTTCGGGGAGATCGTCGGGATCGCCGGGGTCGAGGGCAACGGCCAGAGCGAGCTCATGGCGCTGCTCGGCGGCTCACTCACTCCCGGCGAGGGTCGCGTGGAGCTCGACGGGAGGGACGTCACCCGTGCCGGGCCGCGCGAGCGGAGCCGGGCGGGGCTGGGTGTGGTGCCCGAGGACCGGCTCCACGAAGGGTGCGTGCCGCATCTGCCGGTCGCCGACAACCTGTTCCTCGGCCGCCTCCAGGGGTTCCGCCGGTACGGGGCCCTCCTCGACCGGCGCGCCATGGCCCGTGCCGCCGACGCTGTGCTCACGGAGCACGGCGTCCGGGCGGACGGCCCGGGGGCGCTCATGTCGTCCCTGTCCGGCGGCAACCAGCAGAAGGTCGTGCTGGCACGGGAGTTGGCCCTCGACCCGCTGATCTGCCTGGCAGCCGCCCAGCCCACCCGCGGTCTGGACATCGGAGCGGTGGCCGCCGTGCACTCCCGTATCCGCGACGCGGCAGCCGCCGGGACGGGCGTCCTGGTGGTCTCCAGCGAGCTGTCCGAACTCCTCGCCCTGTGCGACCGGATCGTCGTGGCCTACCGGGGCGAGCTGCTGGGCCCCGTCGACCCTTCGGAGCCCGGCGCCCGGGAGCGGATCGGCGCCCTGATGCTCGGCGCGCCCACCCCGCGGCCCGGCGAGGACGGGGCCCGCCCCGCCGGAGCCGTGCGCTGA